In the genome of Bacillus sp. S3, one region contains:
- a CDS encoding BTAD domain-containing putative transcriptional regulator has product MKLPIIQTKLRIPVVKDDFIRRAKLSRKMKKIPDYPLTIMHSGAGFGKSTALALFMTDEKILGCWYSLTSMDDDILPFLTYIVHSIRRVNPTFGTELTAYMETMDRYIREEELSVLCSLFINEILTIDSDITLILDDFHQIEHSYTINSWMEKLLEHIPPNLHLIISSRSRPAWKYLTKMKACGQLLELSREDLVLTLEEMELLLTDLYGLEMEPVHLQTIFEMTEGWVIAICMIAQQIPLKKDLSDLFEHSSHSLQDFFQYLVMEVFSKQPPIIQQFLEQTSIFDVIEEEMCADVIGLQGASAMLEQMKDRNLFIQRIGVSHYRYHALFKDFLESMFQKNDPGHYAALHERCARFYEKRQLWEEALYHYKKIHHHQAIASILQENGLRMLESGKLESLYDQLTIIPEVELESYYHLWYVKAEIHRYRSQYQEAEECYEKSFMGAKKKKDELGMSMALEGKAKIYLDTIQPHLAERLLYEAIAYRERCKSTDEEKGLLYSLLSENLLNSGKASEAEKWIQKTKAVNSDGNLEARLYMRTGRFEEAKKILYKEKGKDSIVSTLPQAHRETDLLLSLIEAFTGEGVKAKELAQQGIQQGISIKAPFVEACGWIRMGHAVQILNKYESHLAENCYHTALELMEQLGVNRGKAEPLMGLCILYGIRGELERALAVGKKALEETEKVHDVWLSALITLCMGITCIYNERLPKARVYLEKADSLFLGCEDSFGQMLSKFWLSDLYHLEKKQDLFKETIDKCLTLVQIHDYEFFFHHRSVFGPRDLQGFVPLLLECLRENIQKPFAGKLLEDLGVTTFDAHPGYSIRVQTLGQFRLWLGERDVGDKDWQREKAKELFQLLITVSEPIAKDEIMQILWPYQDKKNADRDFKVALNSLQHVLEPMRKARAAPFFIIRDGMFYGLNPNAVIEVDTSHFQSLIQQGLHESGDEKVMYFLERGLTLYQGDYLPDRRYDDWCISKRESLLVYFLRGAEKMAQLMVRRENYEEAIHWCEKILERDRTWEEAYRLLMYCYYRKNNRPQAMKWYQKCTEVLEKELGVTPLEPTKHMYEMIIESENIVNPIQQP; this is encoded by the coding sequence TTGAAGCTGCCAATTATTCAAACCAAGCTGCGGATTCCAGTAGTAAAGGATGATTTTATCAGGAGGGCAAAGCTCTCACGGAAAATGAAGAAGATACCTGACTATCCGTTGACAATTATGCACTCGGGAGCAGGTTTTGGAAAAAGTACGGCACTTGCCTTATTTATGACAGATGAAAAAATCCTAGGCTGTTGGTATTCCCTTACCTCGATGGATGATGATATCCTTCCTTTTCTCACCTATATCGTCCATTCCATTCGCCGCGTCAATCCTACGTTTGGAACGGAATTAACTGCTTATATGGAGACAATGGACCGCTATATTCGTGAAGAAGAACTTAGCGTCCTTTGTTCCCTTTTTATTAATGAAATCCTCACAATCGATTCGGACATTACGCTTATTTTGGATGATTTTCATCAAATTGAACATTCCTATACTATCAATAGCTGGATGGAAAAATTGCTTGAACACATCCCGCCCAATCTCCATTTGATCATTTCAAGCCGGAGCCGCCCTGCCTGGAAGTATTTGACGAAAATGAAAGCCTGCGGGCAACTGTTAGAGTTATCGCGAGAAGACTTGGTCCTTACATTGGAGGAAATGGAACTGCTGCTAACCGATCTTTATGGTTTAGAAATGGAGCCTGTTCATTTACAGACGATTTTTGAGATGACAGAAGGATGGGTCATCGCGATCTGTATGATTGCCCAGCAGATTCCATTAAAAAAGGATCTTTCCGATCTTTTTGAGCATTCCTCCCACTCTCTGCAGGATTTTTTTCAGTATCTCGTAATGGAGGTTTTTTCAAAACAGCCGCCCATCATTCAACAGTTCCTTGAGCAAACTTCCATATTTGATGTAATAGAGGAAGAAATGTGTGCCGACGTTATAGGGCTCCAGGGTGCCTCAGCAATGCTTGAGCAAATGAAGGACCGCAATTTATTTATCCAAAGGATTGGGGTAAGCCACTACCGTTATCACGCCTTATTTAAAGATTTCCTTGAAAGCATGTTTCAAAAAAATGACCCTGGACATTATGCAGCACTCCACGAAAGATGTGCCCGTTTTTATGAAAAAAGGCAATTATGGGAGGAAGCGCTTTATCATTATAAAAAAATTCATCACCATCAAGCGATTGCTTCGATCTTACAGGAGAATGGCTTAAGGATGCTGGAAAGCGGCAAGCTGGAAAGTCTCTATGATCAATTAACGATAATTCCTGAAGTGGAGCTGGAGTCGTACTACCACCTTTGGTATGTAAAAGCAGAAATTCACCGCTACCGTTCCCAATACCAAGAGGCCGAGGAGTGCTATGAAAAGTCCTTTATGGGCGCGAAGAAAAAGAAAGATGAACTTGGGATGAGTATGGCACTAGAAGGGAAAGCAAAGATTTATTTAGATACCATTCAGCCGCATCTTGCTGAACGGCTTTTATACGAGGCGATTGCCTATAGGGAAAGGTGTAAGAGCACGGATGAAGAAAAGGGTCTACTCTATTCCTTGCTATCTGAAAATCTATTAAACTCAGGAAAGGCATCGGAAGCTGAAAAATGGATTCAAAAAACGAAGGCTGTAAATTCAGATGGGAATTTAGAAGCAAGATTGTATATGCGAACCGGCCGATTTGAGGAAGCGAAAAAAATTCTTTATAAAGAAAAGGGAAAGGATTCCATAGTCAGCACTCTGCCCCAAGCCCACCGTGAAACGGACTTATTACTTTCACTAATCGAAGCTTTTACGGGTGAAGGTGTAAAGGCGAAGGAGCTTGCACAGCAGGGGATTCAACAAGGAATAAGCATTAAAGCACCGTTCGTAGAGGCCTGCGGCTGGATCCGTATGGGTCACGCCGTGCAAATATTAAATAAATATGAATCCCACTTAGCTGAAAACTGCTATCATACGGCATTGGAACTGATGGAGCAGCTTGGTGTCAACAGAGGGAAGGCTGAGCCGTTAATGGGTCTTTGTATTTTATACGGAATAAGGGGGGAACTGGAACGGGCTTTGGCTGTCGGCAAAAAGGCGCTGGAGGAGACAGAAAAGGTACACGACGTCTGGCTGTCAGCTTTAATCACCCTTTGCATGGGGATTACCTGTATATATAATGAGCGGCTCCCAAAAGCACGGGTATATTTGGAGAAAGCAGACTCCCTCTTCCTGGGGTGCGAGGATAGCTTTGGGCAAATGCTCAGCAAATTTTGGCTGTCTGATCTCTATCATCTTGAAAAAAAGCAGGATCTTTTTAAGGAAACAATCGATAAGTGCTTAACGCTTGTGCAAATACATGACTATGAATTCTTTTTTCATCACCGGTCCGTCTTCGGTCCAAGGGATTTGCAAGGGTTTGTGCCATTGTTGCTAGAGTGTTTGCGAGAGAATATTCAGAAACCGTTTGCCGGGAAACTCTTAGAAGATCTAGGGGTTACAACGTTTGACGCCCATCCAGGGTACTCGATACGAGTGCAAACCCTTGGTCAATTCCGCCTTTGGCTTGGGGAGAGGGACGTAGGGGATAAGGATTGGCAGAGGGAAAAAGCGAAAGAATTGTTCCAACTGCTGATTACCGTGAGTGAACCGATAGCTAAGGATGAAATCATGCAAATCCTATGGCCCTATCAGGACAAGAAGAATGCTGACCGTGATTTCAAGGTGGCCTTAAACAGCCTTCAGCATGTATTAGAACCCATGCGCAAAGCAAGAGCGGCCCCCTTTTTTATCATCCGTGACGGGATGTTTTACGGATTAAATCCCAATGCAGTGATAGAGGTGGATACCTCTCATTTTCAGTCGCTGATTCAGCAGGGCTTACATGAAAGCGGGGACGAAAAGGTGATGTATTTCCTTGAGCGAGGATTGACGCTGTATCAAGGAGACTATCTCCCTGACCGCCGTTACGATGATTGGTGCATAAGCAAAAGAGAGAGCCTGCTTGTATATTTTCTGCGCGGTGCTGAAAAAATGGCACAGCTAATGGTACGCCGCGAAAACTACGAAGAGGCAATTCATTGGTGCGAAAAAATTCTCGAACGCGACCGCACATGGGAAGAGGCCTACCGCTTGTTGATGTATTGCTACTATCGAAAAAACAATCGCCCGCAAGCGATGAAATGGTATCAAAAATGTACGGAAGTATTAGAGAAAGAACTGGGGGTAACCCCGCTCGAACCGACAAAACATATGTACGAGATGATTATTGAATCGGAGAACATTGTTAATCCAATCCAGCAGCCTTAA
- the thrC gene encoding threonine synthase, whose translation MRWPGLLEAYKEFLPINQETPKLTLNEGNTPLIKLERLSQEWGVELYVKVEGANPTGSFKDRGMVMAVAKAVEEGSKTVICASTGNTSAAAAAYAARAGINCIVVIPEGKIAMGKLAQAMMYGAEIISIEGNFDEALKMVRNISKVEPIALVNSVNPYRLEGQKTAAFEVCDQLGAAPEILAIPVGNAGNISAYWKGFKEYNDHKETGLPRMFGFEAAGAAALVHNRVFEHPETIATAIRIGNPASWDLAVNAVEESRGQFDEVSDEEIVAAYKKLAATEGVFAEPASCASIAGVYKSIQNGKIREGTKIVAVLTGNGLKDPDTAINSSLVTPVQLPNDEKAVADHIRGVVRG comes from the coding sequence ATGAGATGGCCAGGATTATTAGAAGCATATAAAGAATTTTTACCGATTAATCAAGAAACACCTAAACTTACATTAAACGAAGGAAATACACCTTTAATCAAGTTAGAAAGACTCTCTCAGGAATGGGGCGTTGAGCTGTATGTAAAAGTGGAGGGGGCCAACCCAACTGGATCTTTCAAGGACAGAGGCATGGTCATGGCTGTTGCCAAAGCAGTAGAGGAAGGCAGCAAAACCGTCATCTGCGCTTCAACAGGAAATACATCGGCTGCAGCAGCGGCGTATGCGGCACGTGCAGGTATTAATTGTATCGTCGTCATTCCAGAAGGAAAAATTGCGATGGGAAAACTGGCGCAAGCAATGATGTATGGCGCAGAAATTATCTCGATTGAAGGGAACTTTGACGAAGCATTAAAAATGGTTCGAAATATTAGCAAGGTCGAACCAATTGCACTCGTTAATTCAGTCAATCCCTATCGACTTGAAGGCCAAAAAACAGCGGCATTTGAAGTGTGTGACCAGCTTGGGGCTGCCCCTGAAATCTTAGCGATTCCAGTGGGGAATGCCGGAAATATCAGCGCCTATTGGAAAGGATTTAAAGAATATAACGATCATAAAGAAACAGGACTCCCAAGAATGTTTGGCTTCGAAGCAGCTGGTGCTGCCGCTCTTGTTCATAATCGTGTTTTTGAACATCCGGAAACAATCGCAACAGCGATTCGGATTGGAAACCCGGCAAGCTGGGATTTAGCTGTGAATGCCGTTGAGGAATCACGCGGCCAATTTGATGAAGTAAGTGATGAAGAAATCGTTGCCGCTTATAAAAAATTAGCTGCAACAGAAGGCGTTTTTGCAGAGCCTGCTTCTTGCGCATCGATTGCCGGCGTATATAAGAGTATCCAAAATGGAAAAATACGGGAAGGTACGAAGATTGTCGCTGTCCTAACAGGGAATGGATTAAAGGATCCTGATACTGCCATTAACAGCAGTCTTGTTACGCCAGTCCAATTACCAAACGATGAAAAGGCTGTCGCAGATCATATTCGAGGGGTTGTCCGCGGATGA
- the thrB gene encoding homoserine kinase: MTQHDRFMIKVPASTANLGPGFDSMGLALNLYLTLEIEKHTQWECSSPCEELKDFPTDESHFICQVAIKTAANYGVDLPPCKIKVTSDIPLARGLGSSAAAIVAGIELADAVGGLHLTKEEKLLHATTWEGHPDNVGASLYGGLVIGCYEQNEVDMLSFTSLPLELVVVVPHEILLTKESRDVLPSSYSRQEAVQASSTANLLIAALLSHNWTLAGKMMEQDHFHQPYRKPLIASYQEIEKKAKMNGAFGVALSGAGPTVICFAEKGKGQKLAQALDNEFTDMTVKSLSIDYDGSCVNEIENFVK, encoded by the coding sequence ATGACGCAACATGACCGCTTTATGATTAAAGTACCTGCGAGTACAGCGAATCTTGGGCCGGGATTTGATTCGATGGGTCTTGCCCTTAATCTGTATTTGACGTTAGAAATTGAGAAACATACTCAGTGGGAATGCTCTTCACCATGTGAGGAATTGAAGGATTTTCCAACCGATGAAAGTCATTTTATTTGTCAAGTTGCCATTAAGACAGCGGCCAATTATGGAGTGGACTTGCCCCCTTGTAAAATTAAAGTTACAAGTGATATCCCGCTAGCCCGGGGGCTTGGCTCAAGTGCAGCAGCCATTGTGGCAGGAATTGAACTTGCCGATGCTGTCGGCGGCTTGCACCTGACTAAGGAGGAAAAGCTTCTTCATGCGACAACGTGGGAGGGTCATCCGGACAATGTCGGTGCCTCCCTTTACGGAGGGCTTGTGATTGGGTGTTACGAGCAAAATGAGGTCGATATGCTGTCATTTACGAGTCTTCCTCTTGAACTGGTGGTTGTCGTACCGCATGAAATTTTGTTGACTAAGGAATCGCGTGATGTTTTGCCATCCAGTTATTCCCGGCAAGAGGCCGTCCAAGCTTCCTCCACAGCTAATCTTCTGATTGCGGCGCTTTTAAGTCATAATTGGACATTGGCTGGAAAAATGATGGAACAGGACCACTTCCACCAGCCATATCGAAAACCGCTCATAGCTTCTTACCAAGAGATTGAAAAAAAGGCTAAGATGAATGGAGCATTTGGTGTGGCATTGAGCGGTGCGGGGCCAACGGTTATTTGCTTTGCGGAGAAAGGCAAAGGGCAGAAGCTGGCACAGGCCCTTGATAATGAATTTACAGATATGACTGTAAAAAGCCTATCGATCGATTATGATGGCAGCTGTGTAAATGAAATAGAGAATTTTGTAAAATAA
- a CDS encoding EAL domain-containing protein, whose protein sequence is MSIKKKIPLIFCLLVFLILLTNNAFHYFRSKNQLLDYNEKVVTMIVKEVSFQVKNTKNSSLYVEDILGRDLRTASLAIKQALPARYQDITNEQLVALAKETGVSHITLLAKTSDDIVGVKSSDPHEIGMGTKGWGYWYDAYQQLFSLEPVSVGKGITLPYYWSGPIEVASSNPDHIDKWGYYFDGSTNYIINPYFRDKITEYEKRFGPSKIIQDFTKEEGILELTVFNPKNFGKKDEVVHLNGNKYIRISAQPIWYGTYAFRNYTTDARLIKKAIQTKQMESYRDTINDKMIMKTFVPVYSKNDQPFVIGLVYNYGLIHAELVHELKVHILLSIMIMIIVLIISFLFSRSITRPIGYIVEQVNEIAQGNFGKNLELRRKDELGLLTKNVNAMSNRLRSYVEDLNQSRELIEYQAYHDPLTGLLNRRYFQEKLLLFVEQADKAGEKVSVLFIDMDRFKQVNDSLGHNKGDEILKVVSQRIKDCFPDDVNTIITRQGGDEFIILLKNSTFTETIEAAEGLVNHLKKPYSLNDKEIYLSASCGISLYPDHTQNIDTLIIYSDLAMYAAKKAGGNKVTVYSDKLNQSNINRPRIEARLRNAIENEKIEVFYQPKINVKSGAILGAEALVRWTDEEFGFVSPEVFIPIAEDTGLIQPLWEHVMKLACQQVSKWNSKRSHPLSISVNFSARQFQEPSSMVQHVKEILSKSKLLPEYLEIEITESILLNNSAEIVSSLETLQQIGISVSIDDFGTGYSSLSYLKDLPINTLKIDKSFIQNIDKDYGNSEIPEAIINLARSLHLNVIAEGVEEEFQKEFLLSRNCVQMQGYLFSKPLSKEEFEQYLLKK, encoded by the coding sequence TTGTCAATCAAAAAGAAGATTCCGTTGATTTTTTGCCTATTGGTTTTTCTTATTCTATTAACCAATAATGCTTTTCACTATTTTCGTTCAAAAAATCAGCTTCTTGATTATAACGAAAAAGTAGTCACGATGATTGTCAAGGAAGTATCTTTCCAAGTAAAAAATACGAAAAATAGCAGTTTGTATGTAGAAGACATTCTTGGAAGGGATTTACGAACAGCCTCATTGGCCATAAAACAGGCACTTCCGGCTCGCTATCAAGATATTACGAACGAACAGCTGGTTGCCTTGGCAAAAGAAACCGGTGTCTCTCATATTACCCTATTAGCTAAAACAAGTGATGATATTGTCGGGGTTAAATCCTCTGACCCACATGAAATTGGCATGGGCACGAAAGGCTGGGGCTATTGGTACGATGCCTATCAGCAGCTGTTTTCCTTAGAACCCGTTTCTGTCGGAAAAGGGATTACCCTCCCCTATTATTGGTCTGGCCCGATTGAGGTCGCTTCTTCTAATCCAGATCATATTGATAAATGGGGCTATTATTTTGATGGGTCGACAAATTATATCATCAATCCCTATTTTCGAGATAAAATAACAGAATATGAAAAGCGTTTTGGCCCGTCTAAAATCATCCAAGACTTTACGAAGGAAGAAGGGATTTTGGAATTAACCGTCTTCAATCCAAAAAACTTTGGAAAAAAGGATGAAGTTGTCCATTTAAACGGAAATAAATATATCCGAATCTCCGCACAGCCGATTTGGTATGGAACATATGCTTTTCGAAACTATACAACTGATGCGCGGTTAATCAAAAAGGCCATCCAAACGAAACAAATGGAATCGTACAGGGACACAATTAATGACAAAATGATTATGAAAACATTCGTACCTGTTTATTCAAAAAATGACCAGCCATTCGTTATTGGACTTGTTTATAATTATGGGCTTATTCATGCCGAACTTGTTCACGAGTTAAAAGTACATATTCTCCTTTCGATTATGATTATGATAATCGTCTTAATCATTAGTTTTCTTTTCTCCCGCTCGATTACCCGGCCGATTGGCTATATCGTTGAGCAAGTGAATGAAATTGCACAAGGAAACTTCGGCAAAAACTTGGAACTAAGGCGTAAAGACGAATTGGGTCTTCTGACCAAAAACGTCAATGCGATGTCGAATCGATTACGCAGTTATGTTGAAGACTTAAATCAGAGCAGAGAACTAATTGAATATCAGGCATATCACGATCCATTGACAGGCTTGTTAAACCGGCGATATTTTCAGGAAAAATTACTTTTATTCGTTGAGCAGGCAGATAAAGCAGGTGAAAAGGTATCTGTATTGTTCATTGATATGGACCGATTTAAACAGGTGAATGATTCTTTAGGACATAATAAAGGCGATGAGATTCTTAAAGTGGTTTCCCAGCGAATCAAGGATTGTTTCCCTGACGATGTCAACACAATCATTACAAGGCAGGGAGGTGACGAATTTATCATATTATTGAAAAACTCTACCTTCACAGAAACGATAGAAGCCGCTGAAGGTTTAGTCAATCATCTTAAAAAGCCCTATTCCTTAAATGACAAAGAAATTTATCTTAGTGCAAGCTGCGGTATTAGTCTTTATCCCGATCATACCCAAAATATCGATACACTTATCATTTATTCTGACTTGGCCATGTATGCTGCTAAAAAAGCCGGCGGTAATAAGGTGACCGTTTATTCTGATAAATTAAATCAGTCCAATATTAACAGACCAAGAATAGAAGCCCGCTTAAGGAATGCCATTGAAAATGAAAAAATCGAAGTATTCTATCAACCGAAAATAAATGTGAAATCCGGTGCTATTTTAGGTGCTGAAGCACTGGTAAGATGGACGGATGAAGAATTTGGATTTGTTTCACCCGAGGTATTCATCCCGATTGCGGAAGATACGGGGCTCATTCAGCCATTATGGGAGCATGTGATGAAGCTCGCCTGCCAGCAGGTTAGCAAATGGAATTCGAAACGTTCCCATCCATTATCTATTTCAGTCAATTTCTCGGCCCGTCAATTTCAGGAACCATCTAGTATGGTCCAACACGTCAAGGAGATTCTTTCAAAAAGCAAGCTGCTGCCGGAGTATTTGGAAATCGAAATTACTGAAAGTATTCTTTTAAATAATTCAGCTGAAATTGTAAGCTCGCTCGAAACCTTACAACAAATAGGCATTTCCGTTTCTATCGATGATTTTGGAACCGGGTACTCTTCCTTAAGCTATTTAAAGGATTTGCCGATTAATACTTTAAAAATTGATAAATCCTTCATCCAGAATATTGATAAGGATTATGGAAATTCAGAGATTCCGGAAGCGATTATTAATCTCGCCCGCAGTCTCCATCTCAACGTCATTGCCGAAGGCGTTGAAGAGGAGTTTCAGAAGGAGTTTTTACTATCGAGAAACTGTGTTCAAATGCAAGGATATTTATTTAGTAAACCATTAAGTAAAGAAGAATTTGAGCAATATCTATTAAAAAAATAA
- the serA gene encoding phosphoglycerate dehydrogenase — MYKVLVTDGISSTGLVSLIEHPHFVVERQPTLPTEELKKIIGDYDALIVRSQTKVTEDLLLAADRLRVIARAGVGVDNIDVNAATRKGIIVINAPGANTIAATEHTLAMMLSLARKIPQAHQKTAAGEWDRNSFKGVELYKKTLGVIGMGKIGTEVAKRAKSFGMNILGFDPYLTEDRAKKLGMTKASLDLIARESDFITIHTPLTNDTRGLINDDYLSKTKKGVRFVNCARGGVIDEKALVRAIQAGHVAGAALDVFEKEPVADLELLQNPNIIVTPHLGASTVEAQEKVAQEVSAEIIEIFESQSIQNAVNMPQMSGETQAKLQPYLLLGDQMGQLVIQLLNKQAPAKIEINYYGDLIDEDTELLTRTLLKGILSYHLSDSVNLINALHLLKEQGVSYNVVKNASNKGFANYMELSVSNGLETAKIGATVLNGYGARILKINQYRIDVKPEKFLLYIKHRDVPGMIGRVGSLLGDYGINIGTMQVGRTEVGGEAIMVLTLDKALGTEVIRELVLIDGLDEAQLLELSNVDSIEPGRMQQEKVDSL, encoded by the coding sequence ATGTATAAAGTACTTGTAACCGATGGAATTAGCAGCACAGGATTGGTAAGTCTTATTGAGCATCCCCATTTTGTTGTAGAAAGACAGCCTACATTGCCAACTGAGGAGTTAAAAAAGATTATTGGCGATTATGATGCGTTGATTGTGAGAAGCCAAACAAAAGTAACCGAAGACCTGCTCCTCGCTGCAGACCGGCTGCGGGTTATTGCCCGGGCAGGTGTCGGAGTTGATAACATTGATGTCAATGCCGCAACACGAAAAGGAATCATCGTCATTAATGCTCCAGGGGCAAATACGATTGCCGCTACAGAACATACATTAGCAATGATGCTGTCATTAGCTCGAAAAATTCCTCAGGCCCATCAAAAAACGGCTGCCGGTGAATGGGACCGCAATTCGTTTAAAGGAGTGGAATTGTATAAAAAAACGCTTGGTGTCATTGGCATGGGGAAAATTGGTACAGAAGTGGCAAAGCGGGCGAAGAGCTTTGGCATGAATATTTTAGGGTTTGATCCGTATCTAACGGAAGATCGGGCGAAGAAACTGGGAATGACAAAGGCAAGCCTTGATTTAATTGCCAGGGAATCCGATTTTATAACCATTCATACTCCTTTAACAAATGATACAAGAGGATTGATTAATGACGACTACTTAAGCAAAACCAAAAAAGGGGTCCGCTTTGTAAACTGCGCTCGCGGCGGGGTCATCGACGAGAAAGCTTTAGTACGGGCAATTCAAGCCGGTCATGTAGCAGGTGCGGCACTGGATGTGTTTGAAAAAGAACCGGTTGCCGATTTAGAATTACTGCAAAATCCAAACATCATCGTCACACCGCATCTTGGTGCCTCCACTGTCGAAGCCCAGGAAAAGGTAGCACAAGAAGTAAGTGCAGAAATTATTGAGATTTTTGAATCGCAATCGATCCAAAACGCAGTTAATATGCCGCAAATGTCCGGAGAAACTCAGGCAAAGCTTCAACCCTACTTACTGCTCGGGGATCAAATGGGACAGCTCGTGATTCAATTATTAAACAAGCAGGCACCTGCTAAAATCGAAATCAATTACTACGGCGATTTAATTGATGAAGATACGGAATTGCTGACTCGCACTCTCTTAAAAGGCATCCTTTCCTATCATTTAAGCGATTCTGTCAATCTAATAAACGCACTCCATCTGTTGAAGGAACAGGGCGTTTCCTATAATGTCGTGAAAAACGCCTCAAATAAAGGCTTTGCGAATTATATGGAGCTTTCTGTCTCAAATGGATTGGAAACAGCAAAGATTGGCGCAACCGTCCTAAACGGGTATGGTGCAAGGATTTTAAAAATAAACCAATACCGAATTGATGTAAAACCGGAGAAGTTCCTATTATATATTAAGCACCGTGACGTGCCCGGGATGATTGGCAGGGTGGGCTCATTATTGGGAGACTATGGAATCAATATCGGGACGATGCAGGTTGGCCGAACAGAAGTCGGCGGGGAAGCGATCATGGTGTTAACACTTGATAAAGCCTTGGGTACCGAGGTAATTCGTGAGCTGGTTTTAATTGATGGATTAGATGAGGCACAATTACTGGAGTTATCCAATGTTGATTCGATTGAACCTGGGCGGATGCAGCAAGAGAAAGTGGATAGTTTATAG
- a CDS encoding homoserine dehydrogenase, with product MKAISIGLLGLGTVGSGVVKIIENHQDQLIHQVGCPVVVKKILVQDVHKSRPVEVDTKSLTSNPDEILYDKEIDVVIEVMGGVHDTKDYLITALRQGKHVVTANKDLMALHGSELLTVASEHGCDLFYEASVAGGIPILRGLVDGLASDRITQMMGIVNGTTNYILTKMSDEGRSYNEVLKEAQELGFAESDPTADVEGLDAARKMTILATLGFSMHIDLEDVKVSGISSITEEDLRYGKQLGYTMKLIGYAHREGEKVEVSVAPTFLSNNHPLASVQNEYNAVYVYGEAVGETMFYGPGAGSLPTATAVVSDLVGVIKNYRLGVNGRSAVTPQYPKQLKDNEEKFSKYFLRIHVQDEVGVFADITAIFAKYGVSFEKILQLPIKKNETSEIVLVTHKASETNYDKILLELYDLSAVKEVKSAYRVVRKS from the coding sequence ATGAAAGCAATCTCGATTGGATTATTAGGTTTAGGCACTGTTGGATCAGGTGTAGTTAAAATTATTGAAAATCATCAAGATCAATTAATCCACCAAGTAGGCTGCCCAGTTGTTGTCAAGAAGATTCTCGTTCAGGACGTACATAAAAGCAGACCGGTTGAAGTGGACACAAAGAGTTTAACATCCAATCCTGATGAGATCCTGTATGATAAGGAAATTGATGTAGTCATTGAGGTAATGGGCGGGGTACATGATACAAAGGATTATTTAATTACGGCTTTACGTCAAGGAAAGCATGTTGTAACGGCCAATAAGGATTTGATGGCCCTGCACGGTTCCGAGTTGTTAACGGTTGCCTCTGAACATGGCTGTGATCTGTTCTATGAAGCTAGTGTGGCCGGAGGGATTCCTATTTTACGGGGTCTTGTCGATGGATTGGCATCTGATCGGATTACACAAATGATGGGAATTGTTAATGGTACAACCAATTATATTTTAACGAAGATGAGTGATGAAGGACGTTCTTATAATGAAGTCTTGAAAGAAGCCCAGGAGCTTGGCTTTGCAGAATCCGACCCAACTGCCGATGTAGAAGGCCTTGATGCAGCTCGAAAAATGACGATTCTCGCTACATTAGGTTTTTCGATGCATATTGATTTGGAGGATGTCAAGGTAAGCGGTATTTCAAGTATCACGGAAGAAGATTTACGCTATGGGAAACAATTAGGCTATACGATGAAATTAATCGGCTATGCCCATCGTGAGGGAGAAAAGGTCGAGGTAAGTGTAGCTCCTACATTCCTATCCAATAATCATCCGCTTGCTTCTGTCCAGAATGAATACAATGCGGTATACGTATATGGCGAAGCGGTTGGCGAAACGATGTTTTATGGGCCTGGTGCAGGAAGTCTGCCGACAGCCACTGCTGTTGTGTCAGACCTTGTTGGTGTCATTAAAAATTACCGCCTTGGTGTAAACGGAAGAAGTGCTGTCACACCGCAATATCCAAAGCAGTTGAAAGATAACGAGGAAAAGTTCTCTAAGTATTTCCTGCGGATTCATGTCCAGGATGAGGTTGGCGTATTTGCAGACATTACCGCTATTTTTGCCAAATACGGGGTAAGTTTTGAAAAAATCCTGCAATTGCCAATTAAGAAAAACGAGACATCAGAAATTGTGTTAGTCACACATAAAGCTTCAGAAACCAATTATGATAAAATTTTACTAGAATTATATGATTTGAGCGCAGTAAAAGAAGTAAAAAGTGCATATAGAGTGGTGAGGAAATCATGA